From Amphritea atlantica, a single genomic window includes:
- a CDS encoding TRAP transporter small permease, giving the protein MPLSILKVLEVICSKIAIVAALLMALVIFVDVVGRTLFDSPLGFSYEVVSISLAIMFYSGLYHVHKTKGHITIDLLDKFYVGTVGKVVFWFVYLIECVFYTTLVITLFMQVEESYKFGDVFLFLGVMKWKVLLVVSIFALIAWVSLFVSAPKRNSDF; this is encoded by the coding sequence ATGCCTTTATCCATTCTTAAAGTGCTGGAAGTTATCTGTTCAAAGATTGCTATTGTTGCAGCCTTATTGATGGCGTTGGTGATCTTTGTCGATGTCGTCGGTCGAACCCTTTTCGATAGCCCGCTTGGCTTCTCTTATGAAGTGGTCTCGATCTCATTAGCGATTATGTTTTATTCGGGTTTATATCATGTCCACAAAACCAAAGGACACATCACTATCGACTTGCTGGATAAGTTCTATGTCGGGACGGTTGGCAAAGTTGTGTTCTGGTTTGTCTACCTGATTGAGTGTGTTTTTTATACCACGCTGGTTATTACGCTGTTTATGCAGGTGGAGGAGTCCTACAAATTTGGTGATGTTTTCCTGTTTCTGGGTGTTATGAAATGGAAGGTGTTACTGGTGGTAAGTATCTTTGCCCTGATTGCCTGGGTAAGCCTGTTTGTGTCTGCACCTAAACGAAATTCCGATTTCTAG
- a CDS encoding TRAP transporter substrate-binding protein, producing the protein MLLKKTFIGAALICASLSSATIAQAGETLTLRYNQWFPPTHWSQVDGLLKFFKQVEEATDGRVKIRPSAKPLAPPTRNYQAVINGVADVAWGPHGYTPGAFPLSEMVEFPFDNLDAEKSSKAYWRTFNKYFKPSGMHDDVVTLAVHVTSGGNLHTKDTAIKSAEDMSGLKIRVQTPVVSSALKEMNVIPISGSLVELREFLSRGVIDGTALSDELLTGFKVDKYINHVTQIPGGLYSNSAFIIMNQEKWDMISATDQAAIMDLAGEKLSARMGKLWDENDVKGRATLKARLGAEYRVASPELISSLKTVFAPARDSWVKSAASKGVDGQQAMAYYKAELEAMK; encoded by the coding sequence ATGCTACTTAAGAAAACCTTTATCGGAGCCGCACTGATCTGTGCATCACTGAGTTCCGCCACGATTGCTCAGGCAGGTGAGACCCTTACTTTACGTTACAATCAGTGGTTTCCACCGACTCACTGGTCACAGGTTGACGGCCTGTTGAAATTCTTTAAGCAGGTTGAAGAGGCAACTGATGGACGGGTGAAAATCCGGCCTTCTGCAAAACCACTGGCACCACCTACCCGAAATTATCAGGCCGTCATCAATGGTGTGGCTGATGTGGCCTGGGGGCCGCATGGTTATACACCGGGTGCATTCCCATTGAGTGAAATGGTTGAATTTCCATTTGATAACCTTGACGCCGAGAAAAGTTCTAAGGCGTACTGGCGTACATTCAATAAATATTTTAAGCCAAGCGGGATGCACGATGATGTCGTTACGCTGGCCGTACATGTTACCTCCGGAGGCAATCTGCATACCAAAGATACAGCGATTAAGAGCGCTGAAGATATGAGCGGGTTGAAGATCCGGGTTCAGACCCCGGTTGTCTCCAGTGCGCTTAAAGAGATGAATGTTATTCCCATCTCCGGTTCTCTGGTTGAACTGCGTGAATTTCTTTCCCGTGGTGTTATCGATGGTACGGCGCTGTCCGATGAGCTGCTAACCGGCTTTAAAGTCGATAAGTACATCAACCATGTGACTCAGATCCCAGGTGGTCTCTATTCAAACTCTGCGTTCATTATTATGAATCAGGAAAAGTGGGACATGATCAGTGCAACGGATCAGGCCGCTATTATGGATCTGGCCGGTGAGAAACTCTCAGCCAGGATGGGTAAGCTCTGGGATGAGAACGATGTTAAAGGCAGGGCTACTTTGAAAGCGCGTCTGGGAGCTGAGTACCGGGTTGCGTCTCCAGAGTTGATTAGCTCTTTGAAGACGGTGTTTGCTCCCGCCCGTGACAGCTGGGTAAAAAGTGCTGCGAGCAAAGGTGTCGATGGACAGCAGGCGATGGCTTATTACAAGGCTGAACTTGAAGCGATGAAATGA
- a CDS encoding 2Fe-2S iron-sulfur cluster binding domain-containing protein has translation MGITVQIEPVDKSFTAEASQTVLEAAFKAGITLKHSCRDGQCGECRTPILSGAVSYKNPEAIKLEPSDFEGRTGLMCVGHATADLVIEAPEVTGLEGISVQKCAGRTLVKEPVSDDVAVLKIAPAPGISFAFKPGQYLDLTIKGCDPRSYSMANLDSEGAVELHVRKMPGGAVSRIIVDELKPKAIVTIEGPFGTFYVRDSDRPIVMIASGTGFAPVKSMMQGLITSGNTRPVALYWGGRCKQDLYMDELCHQWAEENSWFSYTPVLSESTGEGWVGRSGFVHQAVVDDMPDLSAYEVYVCGAPIVVSSAKRDCVERCRLNPDHFFSDAFA, from the coding sequence ATGGGTATTACAGTGCAGATTGAACCGGTGGATAAGTCATTCACGGCGGAGGCGTCTCAAACCGTACTTGAGGCTGCATTTAAAGCGGGTATAACGCTAAAACATAGCTGCCGGGATGGGCAGTGTGGCGAGTGTCGTACCCCTATACTATCGGGTGCAGTTAGCTATAAAAATCCCGAAGCTATAAAACTGGAACCGAGTGATTTTGAGGGCAGAACCGGGCTGATGTGTGTCGGGCATGCAACTGCAGACCTGGTTATTGAAGCGCCAGAGGTGACCGGGCTGGAAGGTATCAGTGTGCAGAAGTGTGCCGGTCGCACCCTGGTTAAAGAGCCTGTTTCTGATGATGTAGCCGTGCTGAAAATAGCGCCGGCACCCGGCATTAGCTTTGCGTTTAAGCCGGGCCAGTATCTGGATCTGACGATCAAAGGCTGCGATCCCCGAAGTTATTCAATGGCTAACCTGGATTCAGAGGGGGCCGTTGAACTACATGTCCGGAAGATGCCCGGCGGAGCTGTTAGTCGGATTATTGTTGATGAGCTCAAACCTAAAGCGATTGTCACTATCGAAGGCCCTTTCGGAACCTTCTATGTGAGGGATTCTGACAGGCCGATAGTGATGATTGCCAGCGGCACAGGTTTTGCGCCGGTTAAATCTATGATGCAGGGGCTGATTACCAGCGGTAACACCCGTCCGGTGGCTCTCTACTGGGGTGGACGCTGTAAGCAGGATCTTTACATGGATGAGCTTTGTCATCAGTGGGCTGAAGAGAATAGCTGGTTTTCCTACACGCCGGTTTTATCTGAAAGTACGGGTGAAGGCTGGGTCGGGCGAAGCGGTTTTGTCCATCAGGCGGTAGTCGATGATATGCCTGACCTGTCTGCTTATGAAGTTTATGTCTGTGGTGCACCGATTGTGGTTTCTTCTGCAAAACGTGATTGTGTTGAACGCTGTAGATTAAACCCGGATCACTTCTTTAGTGATGCTTTTGCTTGA
- the dmpG gene encoding 4-hydroxy-2-oxovalerate aldolase, with protein sequence MNLKGKKVVLHDMSLRDGMHAKRHQISLEQMVAVATGLDEAGMPLIEVTHGDGLGGTSVNYGFPAHSDEEYLGAVIPKLKNAKVSALLLPGIGTVDHLRMAKDLGVNTIRVASHCTEADVTEQHIGLAAKLEMDTVGFLMMAHMASPEKILEQARLMVSYGANCIYCTDSAGYMLPDEVTEKIGLLRAELDPSIEIGFHGHHNMGMAVANSLAAIDAGAGRIDGSVAGLGAGAGNTPLEVLVATLVRMEADHGIDLYKIMDVAEDLVVPMMDQPIRVDRDALTLGFAGVYSSFLLFAKRAEAKYGIQARDLLVELGRRGTVGGQEDMIEDLALTMFKEKQAKEKGLI encoded by the coding sequence ATGAATTTGAAAGGTAAAAAAGTAGTCCTCCACGACATGAGCCTGCGGGACGGTATGCACGCCAAACGTCACCAGATCTCACTGGAGCAGATGGTCGCTGTGGCGACAGGTCTGGATGAAGCGGGTATGCCGCTGATCGAGGTCACCCACGGTGACGGTCTGGGGGGCACCTCGGTGAACTACGGCTTCCCGGCCCACAGCGATGAAGAGTATCTCGGTGCGGTCATTCCGAAACTGAAAAACGCCAAAGTCTCCGCACTGCTGTTGCCCGGGATCGGCACGGTCGATCACCTGCGCATGGCGAAAGACTTAGGGGTCAACACGATTCGTGTGGCCAGCCACTGCACCGAAGCGGATGTCACCGAGCAGCATATCGGTCTGGCGGCCAAATTAGAGATGGATACCGTGGGCTTTCTGATGATGGCGCATATGGCCAGCCCGGAGAAGATTCTGGAGCAGGCACGGCTGATGGTCTCTTACGGCGCGAACTGCATCTACTGCACCGACTCGGCCGGTTACATGCTGCCGGATGAGGTGACTGAAAAGATCGGTCTGTTGCGGGCCGAGCTGGACCCGTCTATCGAGATCGGTTTTCACGGCCATCACAACATGGGGATGGCCGTGGCCAACTCCCTGGCGGCGATCGATGCCGGCGCCGGCCGTATCGATGGTTCGGTGGCGGGCTTAGGCGCCGGTGCCGGTAACACGCCACTGGAAGTGCTGGTGGCCACGCTGGTGCGGATGGAAGCGGATCACGGTATCGATCTGTACAAGATTATGGATGTCGCGGAAGACCTGGTCGTACCGATGATGGATCAGCCGATCCGGGTCGATCGCGATGCACTGACGCTGGGTTTTGCCGGGGTCTACTCCTCGTTCCTGCTGTTTGCCAAACGGGCGGAAGCGAAGTACGGCATTCAGGCACGTGATCTGTTAGTAGAGCTGGGCCGTCGTGGCACCGTCGGCGGACAGGAAGATATGATTGAAGACCTGGCACTGACTATGTTTAAAGAAAAGCAGGCGAAAGAGAAGGGGTTAATCTGA